The region GCCACCTATACCACCATCCACAGCAGCAAAATAAAGATGTGCCCTGCCTCTCAACACCGATGAAACTAGAGCCCTAATGCTGAGACCCCTGCCACCACTGTAGCAGAAAAATCAAGCTCCCCTACAATTCGGCTTGCCAGCAGAAATAACAGAGACAACTGAAATCAGCCTCTACTTCACTGTTCCACTTGTGCCTTCTAAAACTCATTTGCTGTAAATGATCGGTGGAACCTAAATCACATACATCCAAAATGAGAGCTTCAagggaatgttaaaaaaaaaaaaaaatgtagttttgagGGTTCCAGCCTCAGTATTTCAGAAAGGCATATTAGAAGAAAGATGGAAAGGATAGTGAGGTGCTACACTGTCCCACCCATCCTGAAAAAAGAGTAGAAAGCATATAATTGTCAAAGGAAAGCCAGGAGCAATTCTAGAACTCCAAATGTCGAGGCTGTGGACAAAAGTTATTGGAAGGAATCCTGGAGCAACCACCAGGGTGGCTGATTTCATCACCTCCCACCTGGAGTAGAGAACAGATAGGCTGGAACATTGGGTGTAAATGTGGGGCCAGAGGTCAAgctcaggaggaggagggagctctACTTCCCTAAGAGAAGCTTACTGGGATGCCCTGTCTGGCAGCTAAACACCCCCTCTTCTACAATCCCGGTGGCTGACTGTGGTGTACATACTACCTTCATATGCAGGCTGACCCAACCTCAACTACAAAGATAGCCATGCAAGCAGAAAGTAAACATCTAAAGTAAGCAAACACCATGAAAGAGTAACATACAAGCTAATGAACAAAGGAAACGTCACCAAATGAGAATGTATACAGCAAACAAATGGAAACTTTGAAAATAGTATAATTGAAAACCTCAGAGGGAAGATAATGGATATTGCATCCATGaaacaaaagattatttttaagaaccctggattagaaaaaagaaaatgcgggacacctgggtggctcagtcagttaagcatctgccttcagctcaggtcatgatcctggggtcctgggattgagtcccgcatcgggctccctgctcagcggggagcctgcttctccctcggcctgccgctccccctgcttgtgctctctctctctctctctctctctgacaaataaataaattctttaaaaaaatcttttaaaaagaaaatgattaccaaataaaaatctcaatagaTAAGGCAAAAAGCAGAATATATTCAACTGAAGAGCGGTTATGCTAGCTGGAAACCTAAATTACACTCAGAATGAGAGATGGTATATGGGGGCTGTGGTCCACCACCCAGATCCCTGCCAGGGACCCACTCATTCTGCCACCTGTTGGCTGCTGGTAGCTCACAGCCAAGTCTCTCTCCAGGAATTAACCTCGGGAAAGAGAATTGCTTTGCCCAAATTGATGTCCTTTCCTCAAAGGCACACAGATCCTCTTGCTTGGATTCAGGACAATCTGAAGGGTCATCCCAGCCCCAAAACTCCCTGAACAGCCATCTGAGGCCTTTGTTACAACTGCAACACAGCtcaacttctccctctaccctacCCTCCTTATCTTTCCCTCCCAGATATTGTCTCCTAGAGAACTTTAGCAATAAGCCTTCTGTCTGCAGATCTCCATCTCAGCATCCGTTTCCAGGTAGCCCAATCTAAGGcagacagaaagaataaaaacaaaaagacctgAAGACATCTAGTGTGTCTCCATCTCTATGATTGGAATTTCAGCAGACAAGAACAgagaatggtgactaacatgacataataaaataaaaaaaagaaatttaaaaaaatttaaaaaaaaaacagagaatggaagggaaggaaaaaaatcaaagaacatatAAATAGATTTCCCAGAATTGATGAAAGATACTGATCATATTGAAAAAGTCCACCAAGTATTCAAcaagatgaaaagtaaaatatataagatatatacaaatatatattatatataaatatatattaaaaatatataatatatatattaagaaagtGACTTGCATGGGgaagcttgggtggctcagttagttaagcatctgcctttggctcaggtcatgatccaagggtcctgggatcgagtcctgcatcagactccttgctcagtgggggtcagcttctccctctgcctgcagctccccgtttgtgtctctgacaaatgaataaataaagtcttaaaaaaaagatctaacgACCTAGTTAATGAGGTAGATCCAATTAATATAGTGAAGTCTATACTTTGAAAccagaaaataaactttttttgagAGCATTTTCTAAGCACAGCACAAAAATAAGAAACCCCTCAAAAcagatttaatcatttttaaatatcttcatagtaaaaaatattgtaaacaaaacaaaaaggcaatagCAAGCCAGAGGGAAGTAATCACCAACCATTTGTGAGACACTTCCATATAGTATGCATTTTGTGTTTTTGCCCAGCACCCATATCAGCACCATGATTTTGCTCTTGGAGTACCATTCTGGCTATCTGGTGGTGATGAGGTCTCCCTCCAGGCCCCAAGACAGGTGTGAGGAAATCACTTCATCATCTACCTGGCCACAGGATCAATTCAGGCACTAGCACAGAACCCATTTGGGGCCAATAAGAAGGAGTAAATGATAGGACTTTAGTGCAAGCAACTGAAAAAGACCTCTGCCACTGAATTTATGGTATGAAGCTGTAAGATGCAGCCATCCTGGTACCAGAGCAAGGGCTAGACTGAGGATAGAGCTGAAGAAACAGaacccagggatgaatcccagaGACATATATTGGTGCCTAAATAGATTAGACAGAAATACCCAGAATGCTCAACGTCTTTAAATGTATTGGGATGGAGTAGAGGGCAGGCAGGGGGTAAACAACTAGAAAAGACTTTGAGGCTGAACTGTGTTATATGGAAAACTATGCAAATGAAAGAGCAGTTATTACTAGGTGTTGGGAGTTCAATTACATTCCCCAAAAAAGATATGCTGAAATCCTaaactctccccaccccaccccatgcgtgtgtgtgtgtgtgtgtgtgtgtgtgtgtgtgtgtgtgtgagagagagagagagagagagactgttttgcaaatgtaatcaagttaaaatgaggttaggGGTgactggggggctcagtcgttaagcgtctgccttcagctcaggtcatgatcccagagtcctgggatcgagccctgcatcgggctccctgcttggtggggagcctgcttctccctctcccactcctcttgcttgtgttccctctctcactgtctctctctgtcaaataaataaaatcttaaaaaaaaaaaaaaatgaggttatactggattagggtgggccccaagccccatgactggtgtccttataaggaaagaggtttggagaaagaaaagacacttGGGAAAGAAGTCCACATGaagaccagggcagaaatgggagTTATGCTGCTgctgcaagccaaggaaggcCAGGGATTGCTGCCAACCACCAGaggctagaagaggcaaggaaggattcttccctagaacctTCAtaagggagcatggccctgccaccaccttgatttcagacttctgtcctccagaattgagaggataaatttctgttgttttaagccatccagtttgtggtaatttgttatggcaaccctaggaAAGTAATACACCAGATGATTATTAActtcaagaaaaagcaaaaagttgTGCAAGGAAGAAAAGTAACAGGTATAATAGAGAAATCAGTTCCAAGTAGCATTTCTATAGGCAGAATAATGTAAAAATCAATCACTCAATCACAATATAACCATATTGGGAAGATAGGGAGAGGGGGCCTGGCAATTACATTTGTTTACTGGCAGCAGGAGAATCAACTTCTTGCCTTCTATCACGTGAACTTTACCTTCTATCATGGGAATTCAACAGATAATGTGAAAATTGAGAAATGAAGTAGTATCATTATAAGCTTAGTACATAGATATATGGATAAATGGCCAAAGAAACAGCTAAAAGTTGAAAATGGTCATCTCTGGAGAATGAGACATGAGAAATTAGATGCTGGTGTACTAGACTGGACTGTTTTCATAATAACTCATGTAGCACTATTTGGCCTATTAAATTATGCACGTATCAactttgatgaaaataaaaacaaaattaaaaaggaaaaaataggcaaaaatgaacagacagttcacaaaggaagaaattcaAATGAAGATCATATGAACACATGCCTAAACTCAACCACAATCAGgccaattcaatttaaaataaattttaaaaataagtctaatAATATTAAATCAAATATTAAGTCTGCCACCAACCAAGCACAATTACTTtggaaagaaatttggaaattcGAAAATGTttagtaataatgaaaatgtgTATACAACATGCTAATCCATTCTGGCTTGAATCCCAGGAAACTTTTGTTTCAGAAGGATCAGAAAAAACCATGTTTGAGAAAGTTAATTAcagtattgtttataatagtgaaaatctGGAGAGGATTAAATGCTTACCAATAGATATTTATCCATTCCGGAtaggatattttatattttcatataatactatctggcaatgaaaaggaataaactaaCTTTATATACATGAAAACACAGAGTGAAAATtttcagtgaaaaagaaatgggaagaacagTTTGTCCAACCTATTACCACTGAAACAAATTTGAAGACACACTAACCATACACTGCTCATGAATATCTGAATGTAAAAGCATAAAAACATCTATTGGCGGGATACATGCTAAATTCATGAGAGAAATCTGGTTGGAGAGAGGTTTACAAAATGGAACTGAAGGCGAATGCAGACTTCATCTGTAATATGTTAGTTCATctatttaaaaactcttttaagGATGGGAAATCGGCTCCGCAGATTTTGGGTTTATGAGTCTCCATGATCATGTGAGCTAATTccctataataaatattatattatatttaacatacattttaaataataatatataatataatatgtattttaaaaataaaataaaaactcttaaggAAATATGAGAAAGTGCTATTGTCAATTCTGGGTGGTAAGTACTcagggttttaaaaaatggaatctgagtacttttctgtatttttattacccaaattttaaaaactacatgtAAAAATGTTTCATTGGGAAATTTCAAAAATTGACTTAAAAAGAATGCAAATGCCTGAATAGTCTAAAAACCTATAGAAGATGCGCCCAAACAGCAGAGAACCATCCACTTAAAAAAAGCACTAAATCCATCCAATTTTATGGGTGAGTTCTACCAAATGTTCCAGAAACAATGTCCTAACTCATCCTGTGAGGATAGCATAATCAAAACAAAGCTAAATTATGAGCATTCCAATTCAGcaggatattaaaagaaaaatcatcttgCTAGAGTTTAAAAAAGAGTGCCCTCATGATTTAACAACAGGAaggtaatttttataatatactacagaaaaaaattaaatgagaaaaaaatcttaaagctcAAAGCTTAAAGTTCAGTTGatgtaaaaacaaaagtaaaatttagtaaccattatatatttttttcaattctttgcaaacaagaaacagaagaaaacttaaatgtataataaataaaaacactccCCTTAGTCAAAAACAGTCGAGGACGCCCTGCATCAAGTGCTAatctacaaaatgaaataaatttaaatattcgaaataagaaagcaaatgtCAGCAGTTGCAGATTATAAAGCTGGTTACTTAGAAATTCCAAGAGCATTTACTGGCAAACTGTTAGAAATAACAAGCCCGGACTCCTCTCTCCGCATCCGGCGCTCCGCACCCCACCGCCGGGCCTGCGCACGCGCAATTTTGGCGCCTGCGCGTGGGACGGAGAGAGGGAAGATGGCGTCTCCGAGCTTCCCCACACCGCGGCACGGACACGTGGGCCGCGGCGCCTTCAGCAATGTGTACGAGCCCGCGGAGGATACGTTCCTGCTGCTGGACGCACTCGAGGCAGCAGCGGCCGAGCTGAGGGGGTGCGAGGAGGGCGAGGGTCCCCGCGGGAGAGGGCTCGGGCGTCCTGGAGAGGCGGCGGCGAAGGAGAGCCAGGGAAAGGAGGGATGCTGTCTGTCCTGGGGCGGTGTCAGCGTACTCGGCGAACACTGACACCAGAATGCCGTTGCAGACGATTTTCCTGTAGTTACCTGTAATGAGCGGGCCAGGGAGCTACCTACTTTTGCCAAGGTGTTGTTTTGGTCGCAGGAGCTCCTTAGCTCCTTTCCACGCCGGCGTGTATCTTTTCCTTTCAGCTGTTAGTCTGAAGAACGCAAGCCCCCGCGAGCAGCGATATTATAACACGTTCAAAAACCGAATATTACGAAAATATtgcttattaatattaaaatttttagtaaatattaaaagCTGCGTCGTATTTAATTTACTCCGTACACAAAAGCACCCTGTAGCAACGGAAGggcacaaaaatgaaatgaggtgGTGAGATCCAGGCGTGGAGAAGTATTTTTAAACCCACTGAACAGCGTTCTCTGCCCTGTACCAATATCCGCTTAGCCGTGTGTGGCTAcggagcccttgaaatgtggctagtgcacgACACAGAACgtaatttttcatttaacttaaaaatttaaatagctacatagCAGCCTATGGAATTTTCCCGAGCactttgtaaataataaaattgacttGTTCAAGTGCCCccataaattttaaatgacatgaaaagtcattgtaatttttttttaatgaaaggaatTTGAGTAATCAGATTTATTTAAAGATCAGGACTTGAAATTGGTTTTCTCAAGATGAAACAGCTGTCAGACTTCAGAGATctatatttctctattttgtttgtttatctctcTTAAACCTGGTcaaatttttccatatataaaatgcCCCAACTCTTATTAAACTAGCTTTCCATTGTAAACGATGGAACTTTGGGATTTACTGGAATATAGAATGGTACAGTACTGATTTTTATGATTTGTCTTTTAGTCTCAAGATATTCCCGAAAGATTTACAAGCACAAATTGCATTGCAAAGTATGCTGTGAAAGGAGCTGATTTTGTTGTGAAGTCAGATTCTTTCTGGTCTTGGAATTCTGTTTATGAAAGCATGatagttattttcaaataatcaaCAGAACTTCCCACAGAATAAAGTTTTGTCAGATAATGTGGACTGGTTCCAAAAGTTAGAAGCTGCTAGAGTTTGTAGTTGGATAGTTGTTTGAGGAGTTAGTTGCTGGAGAGACCTCCCAAATCCCATCAAACCCATTTCTGTGATAGAAATAATTGGCGCTTTCCATGCATATGTAGGTTATAGGCAGGgaaataaatttaattgaaaGATAAATACGGTATAATGAAGAATTTATTCAAAAGCATGTTAAAGTTACTACTAATATTCTAAGATCAGATACTCTGATATTTTCCCAGTTCAGTGTACAGCTGTACAAATAAGGAATTTCTTTGCTGCTCTAAATCTATTaagagaaaggaatttttttccctaggatATGCTAATGGATTTGTGAATGTTCTGTACTTTTAAATGATAGAGGAAAcatctttcataaataaataatgtaatactACTAACCCTATCATTTGGGGGAAATACTAAACTAGGAGCTCCTTGTGAGAAGGGTTGATGTTTTTcctataaataatattttcaaccCTCAACCTTATTCcataatttttatgtaatgttttaTAGAAATTAATTGAAAGCCATTTATTTTATGGACTTAAATTACAAACTCCAAACAATTTTGAGTGAAACAATTAAATGAGCACAAAGTGGTTGTCAGAAATTAGTgtgtttataaatttcttttatatttccatatatttgtggacAAGGGATGctggaaaaatacatattaaaaggaGATTGAGAGTCATTTTCTGGGATGTATATTTTTATCCTACTAtactcatatttattttattttgctttttttagagTGGAAATATGCCTTGAAGTAGGGTCAGGGTCTGGAGTGGTATCTGCATTCCTAGCCTCTATGATAGGTCCTCAAGCTTTGTACATGTAAGTGTAAGTATATCAAATTCATCCATATCTTCCACTAAGAAATTCACTAGGGGTATGACCGCTctaatgaaatcatttttgtaaataaataatatacaccTGAAAGGGTCTACTTAAGTATAATAAGGACTCAGATTGTGAATTATTCTTCCCTAAAAATTATAACTACATGTCCAAAACTTCCATCATACTACATAATTATAGaagcaacaaaataattttagggtatttctaaatttgaaattttttaggTAAATAGTCTGATTACCAGAAAAAATTGgaagttacttaaattttttaagaaaatttgagaatatggaaagtttaaagaagaaaataaaagtcacttcCGGTTCTACCACATGTGGTCcaagtgtgtttcttttttttccccatttcctatgtttttcatttaacatgGTATCAtgactatttttcaaaaattccttttaaatttcatttttgtggtGGCATAGTAATCATTGGATTCATAATTTAGTAAATGCCTTCagatgtgtatgcatgtatgtatattttctaCTCTTGCACATGTTATCAATACaacattctttttcattcatatGACAAatctttggtttttttccttcaccattattaaagcattttaatttttttctaaatctgctTTGTATAAAAGCAGCGGAacgttttttaatttttcagtaataGGTTTGCCTCATGGTCGTAAgatatagttttctttcttttctgtctctaggTGCACTGACATCAACCCTGAGGCAGCAGCTTGCACTCTGGAGACAGCACACTGTAACAAAGTCCACATTCAACCAGTAATTACAGACTTGGTGAGCTGTTCATCCTTGTCCAATAATagttaatttccttttcaaataagtTAAGGTTAAGATGGTTAGGTCAAAGAAGCTTGGgtgattaattaattaacttttaaTCCACTAAATAGTATAGCCCATAATTTACAAAGTAAATTCTTGACTGTTGTAATTCATCTTGTCCAATATTCAAAGGGAATTTCTACTGTCTTGGAAGGATCAGTCATCTTTTGGTCAGAAGTGACAGAGAATCCAGTTCACACTGGCTTAAGTAAAGAGAGTGTGGCTTCAGGCACAGCTGGCTCCAGGAACTCAAATGATATGATAGGCATCTTTTTCTTAGCTCTGAACTTCTCTATTGGCTCTATTTCTGGGTAGTCTCCCTTCATGGTAAGAAGATACTTGCATGTCTGTATCTTATTTCTCAGCAAacacctccctcacccctccGTGGAAAGAAACTCTTTCTATTCAGTTAGTCTAACAAGCCCCAGAATGAGTACTGCTTGGATCATCTTAGATCATATACCATCTCTCAGTCTCTCACTATGGCCAAAGGGGATCGAAATATGGAGATGACTGATTTAGGCCTGAGTCATAGTCCCACCCCAGCAGCTGCATTGGGATAAGCCCTACCCAAGCCACATGGATTGAGAATGAGAGGAGATAGAGCTTACCCAATAGAGATCAAGGAGGTAAAATCAGAAGAAAGGGGAATGAGGCCTGGGCAGGTGAAAACGACACATCATAATTACAGAACCATCGTTTTATTTTAAGTTACACATATATTTTCCAGTTGcagttttcctttaatattttaattagtaaaacgtggataattttggatttttgttgttataaGTGCTTTTTTGTAAGCAAAAAATCATAACAGCATGTACCAGGTAGGGATAAGAAAAACGCTTTCTGTGCTTCTTGACCTGTATTATTCTTACAGTGGTAAGAGTATTTagcttttctgcttttttaaattcacaaatgACTTTTCAGCTTGGAAGGAATTAAgccaaatatgtaaaaaattctTACCTATTAGAACTTGTGACTGCTATTAAAAACTAGATTATCAAGAAAGAtactcagggggcgcctgggtggctcagttggttaagcgactgccttcggctcaggtcatgatcctggagtcccgggatcgagtcctgcatcgggctccctgctcagtagggagtctgcttctccctctgaccctcttccctctcatgtgctctctctctctctcaaataaataaaatctttaaaaaaaaaaaaaaaagaaaggtactcAGGTGATTTACATGGGATCACTGTGGTGGTTTtgccctttaaaattttaacttgttTCTTTACTGTGTCCATGATTAgtgttaaatatatgtttttgatATAATGATAAAACTTTAGAGATACAAGAAAttcagaatatcttttttttaacagaggtAGAAACTGAGGtgaggttcattttttaaagtcacataACTAATAAAGTGTTAAATACAGAATTTAAGCCCAGACCATGGGAATCTAAATCTAGGGGTCTCACAGCTCATGGTAGTCCATGCCAGAGTCAGCTGTTTCAGTGGTTCCCGGTGATGGTGACACTGAGTActgacaaagaaagaaggaagtaagCGTTAGCATAGGTATTATGATCCACTTACAGAACTCTCTGTTTGTTTATATTCAGAACACTGAGCATAGATTATCACAG is a window of Zalophus californianus isolate mZalCal1 chromosome 1, mZalCal1.pri.v2, whole genome shotgun sequence DNA encoding:
- the N6AMT1 gene encoding methyltransferase N6AMT1 isoform X2, with amino-acid sequence MASPSFPTPRHGHVGRGAFSNVYEPAEDTFLLLDALEAAAAELRGVEICLEVGSGSGVVSAFLASMIGPQALYMCTDINPEAAACTLETAHCNKVHIQPVITDLVGSHGVEAAWAGGRNGREVMDRFFPLAPDLLSPRGLFYLVTIKENNPEEILKTMTTRGLQGTIALSRQAGQELLSVLKFTKS